The Pelagibacterium halotolerans B2 nucleotide sequence TGTCGAAATATTCTGACTCATCGAGCGTCAGATGCTGGATCAGCGGCTCGCCATAGACTCGTTTGCCCTGCTGGCGCGCCCTTCGGATCGCCTCATGGCTTTCCTCGCAGGAGGTGTGAACGACATAGAGCGGCACTCCGGCCATATCGGCGATCATGATCGCCCGATTGGTGGCTTCGCCCTCGACCTGCGGCGGGCGGGAATAGGCATGGCCCTCCGGCCCGTTATTGCCGGCGGCCAGAAGTTTCGCCGAAAGATCGGCGACCACATCGCCGTTTTCGGCGTGGACCAAGGGCATGGCACCAAGCTCGGCGCAACGCTGGAACGAGGCATACATCTCGTCGTCCTGCACCATCAGCGCGCCTTTATACGCCATGAAGTGCTTGAAGGTGTTGATGCCTTTTTCCTTAACGACCGTTTCCATCTCATCGAACACCTGCTCGCTCCACCAAGTGATCGCCATGTGATAGGAATAATCGCAATGGGCGCGGCCAGACTTGTTATCCCACATCGACAGCGCTTCGAGCAGGCTCTGATTGGGGCTGGGCAGGCAGAAATCGACAACCATCGTCGTCCCACCCGCCAGCGCGGCACGGGTGCCGGATTCAAAATCGTCGGATGAATAGGTGCCCATGAAGGGCATTTCCAGATGCACATGCGGATCGATCCCGCCCGGCATCACATAGCATCCCGAGGCATCGAGCACGGTATCGCCAGACAGGTTCGGCCCGATCTCGACGATGGTCTCGCCTTCGATTTTGATATCGGCGGTGTAGGTCAGATCGGCGGTGACGATGGTGCCGTTCTTGATGACTGTGCTCATGATGATTCCTTTTGAATTTGGTCTTGAGGTGCGGGGTGGTATCGGACACCCACTGGACCTCGTCGTTCCAGCACCTCCAATACCGCCGTCAATACACCATCGGTTTCCTGCAAAACCTCGTTGTTCCAAAAGCGCAGAACGCTATAGCCCTCGGCATTCAGGGTCTTGGTTCGCTTTGCGTCCGAAATTGAGTTCGCATGCTGACTTCCATCGACTTCGACAACGAGCATGGCTTCACGACAGACGAAATCGACATAGAACCCTGCAATGGGAAACTGGCGGACAAATTTCCATCCCGCCAGTTGCCGATTGCGCAGGCGATGCCAGAGCTGGGTTTCCGCGTCCGTCGCGCTGCGGCGCAAACGACGGGCGATCCTGTTCCTGGCAAGCGCTGTCCCCTCCCCCTGCCTGCCGGCATCCCTCTCCCCAAAGGGGCGAGAGACTCCAGCGTTGCCACCGCTACGGCCTGCCCCCTCTCCCCGCTGGGGAGAGGGCTGGGGTGAGGGGCTGCTGAGCTTGCGCGGTTCACTCACCCCACGATCTCCGCCGTCTCAACCACAGCATGCAGCAGAACATCGGCGCCGGCCGTCGCCCATTCTTTGGAAATATCCTCGGCCTCGTTGTGGCTCAGCCCATCGACGCAGGGGCACATGACCATGGCCGTCGGATAGAGCTTGTTGATCCAGCACGCGTCGTGCCCGGCACCCGAGACGATGTCGCGATGCGAATAGCCGAGCCGTTCGGCGGCGTTGCGGACCGCTGTGACGCAACCCTCGTCGAAGGTGACGGGATCGAAATGGCCGGCCACCTCGATTTCCATGCCCAGCCCCAATTCCTCGGCGATCTTTGGAGCCTCGGTTTCGAACCGGGCCTTCATCGCGTCGAGCACCTCCTGGTGCGGGGTGCGGAAATCGATGGTGAAGACCACCTTGCCGGGGATCACATTGCGGGAATTGGGATAGACGTCGCAATGGCCGATGGCCCCCACCGCCTCGGGCTGATGGCTCATGGCGATCTGGTGGACCAGCTCTGTCATCCGCGCCATGCCCAGCCCGGCGTTCCTGCGCATCGGCATCGGGGTCGAGCCGGTATGGGCGTCCTTGCCGGTCAGCGTCACCTGCAGCCACCAGAGCCCCTGCCCGTGGGTGACGACGCCGATATCCTTGCCTTCGGCTTCGAGGATCGGACCCTGTTCGATATGAAGCTCGAAAAACGCCTTCATCTTGCGCGTGCCGACCTCTTCGTCACCGACCCAGCCGATGCGCTTGAGTTCATCGCCGAATTTGAGCCCCTTGGCATCGACCCGGTCATAGGCCCAATCGAGTTCGTGCACGCCAGCGAAAACGCCTGAGGCCAGCATGGCGGGCGCAAAGCGGGTGCCCTCCTCATTGGTCCAGTTGGTCACGACGATAGGGTGTTTTGTCTTGATGTCGAGATCGTTGAGCGTGCGGATCAATTCGAGCCCGCCTAAAACGCCGAGCA carries:
- the hydA gene encoding dihydropyrimidinase, with product MSTVIKNGTIVTADLTYTADIKIEGETIVEIGPNLSGDTVLDASGCYVMPGGIDPHVHLEMPFMGTYSSDDFESGTRAALAGGTTMVVDFCLPSPNQSLLEALSMWDNKSGRAHCDYSYHMAITWWSEQVFDEMETVVKEKGINTFKHFMAYKGALMVQDDEMYASFQRCAELGAMPLVHAENGDVVADLSAKLLAAGNNGPEGHAYSRPPQVEGEATNRAIMIADMAGVPLYVVHTSCEESHEAIRRARQQGKRVYGEPLIQHLTLDESEYFDKDWDHAARRVMSPPFRNKAHQDSLWAGLQSGSLQVVATDHCAFTTEQKRTGVGDFTKIPNGTGGLEDRMPMLWTYGVATGRLTMNEFVAVTSTNIAKILNVYPKKGAILVGADADIVVWDPEKGKTISAKSQQSAIDYNVFEGKHVKGLPRYTLTRGRVAVEDGVIQPKEGHGQFVPREPFQAVNKALSKWKELTAPRKVERSGIPASGV
- a CDS encoding endonuclease domain-containing protein; the protein is MARRLRRSATDAETQLWHRLRNRQLAGWKFVRQFPIAGFYVDFVCREAMLVVEVDGSQHANSISDAKRTKTLNAEGYSVLRFWNNEVLQETDGVLTAVLEVLERRGPVGVRYHPAPQDQIQKESS
- a CDS encoding Zn-dependent hydrolase — protein: MATLGDNLKVNGDRLWDSIMEMARIGPGVAGGNNRQTLTDADKVGRELFQRWCDEAGLEMGVDKMGTMFARREGTDPGALPVYVGSHLDTQPTGGKYDGVLGVLGGLELIRTLNDLDIKTKHPIVVTNWTNEEGTRFAPAMLASGVFAGVHELDWAYDRVDAKGLKFGDELKRIGWVGDEEVGTRKMKAFFELHIEQGPILEAEGKDIGVVTHGQGLWWLQVTLTGKDAHTGSTPMPMRRNAGLGMARMTELVHQIAMSHQPEAVGAIGHCDVYPNSRNVIPGKVVFTIDFRTPHQEVLDAMKARFETEAPKIAEELGLGMEIEVAGHFDPVTFDEGCVTAVRNAAERLGYSHRDIVSGAGHDACWINKLYPTAMVMCPCVDGLSHNEAEDISKEWATAGADVLLHAVVETAEIVG